From Melanotaenia boesemani isolate fMelBoe1 chromosome 12, fMelBoe1.pri, whole genome shotgun sequence, a single genomic window includes:
- the slc15a1a gene encoding solute carrier family 15 member 1, with translation MRAVLVLYLRYFLRWEVDLATSIYHGFVALCYLSPILGAIVADSWLGKFKTIIYLSIVYAIGQVTMAISAIHDITDWDRDGIPDNRTIHKVLALVGLFLIAMGTGGIKPCVAAFGGDQFGDHQEKQRRTFFSVFYLCINGGSLLSTIITPILRGQECGIYSKQKCYSLAFGVPAALMVVALVVFIMGSGMYYKTKPEGNIMVSVCKCIGFAIKNRFRHKSKRYPKREHWMDWAEEKYDKLFIAQIKMVLKVLFLYIPLPMFWTLFDQKGSRWTLQATTMNGNFGLLVIQPDQMQTVNPILILTLVPIMDSVIYPLIKKCGLEFTPLKRMTVGMFLAAMAFVCAALVQVQIDKTLPVFPSTSESQLRLLNMGRNTVTAQLQSNNLELPAAQASAEYMTFKTEQISVSISDSNSSVTKMIPLVKAKRQTLLIPSALSDEWVLSDDLTTKPEEGNNAIRFVNGKDTEVNVSTADIHFGLIEPYFYSNYTLIKNGEVTFTLESGSQSCEYSRVFGFGSSYTFFIPSTLTLGPDCQESLTVVEDIKPNTVHMALQIPQYFFITAGEVMFSVTGLEFSYSQAPSNMKAVLQAGWLFTVAIGNFIVLIVAELAKLPKQWAEYTLFASLLVVVCIIFSIMAYFYTYIDPAEIEAKFRKDVNDDDNDDKSKLQNKEVEMVRRSSDSSSDDDNKSKQTKI, from the exons ATGCGAG CTGTGCTGGTGCTGTACTTGAGGTACTTCTTGCGTTGGGAAGTTGACCTGGCAACTTCCATCTACCACGGCTTTGTGGCTCTCTGCTACCTGAGCCCCATCCTCGGGGCCATTGTGGCAGACTCCTGGCTAGGAAAGTTTAA GACCATCATCTACCTGTCCATTGTCTATGCAATTGGGCAAGTTACAATGGCAATCAGTGCAATTCATGACATCACTGACTGGGACAGAGACGGAATACCAGACAACAGGACCATTCATAA GGTGTTGGCCCTGGTGGGTCTCTTCCTCATCGCCATGGGCACTGGTGGCATCAAACCTTGTGTGGCTGCTTTTGGTGGAGACCAATTTGGTGATCACCAG gaaaaacaaagaagaactttcttctctgttttctaCTTGTGCATCAATGGAGGGAGTCTTCTGTCAACCATTATCACTCCAATCCTCAGAG GTCAGGAATGTGGTATCTACAGTAAGCAGAAGTGTTATTCTCTTGCCTTTGGTGTCCCTGCAGCACTGATGGTCGTTGCACTTG TGGTGTTTATCATGGGGAGTGGCATGTACTACAAAACTAAACCTGAGGGCAACATTATGGtgtctgtgtgtaaatgtatagGG TTTGCCATTAAAAACCGCTTCAGGCACAAGAGCAAGAGGTACCCAAAGAGAGAGCACTGGATGGACTGGGCAGAGGAAAAATATGAT AAACTCTTCATCGCTCAAATTAAAATGGTGCTGAAGGTCCTCTTTTTGTATATTCCACTGCCGATGTTCTGGACTCTTTTTGATCAAAAG GGTTCGAGATGGACTCTGCAAGCCACCACAATGAATGGAAATTTT GGGCTACTTGTTATACAGCCTGATCAGATGCAG ACGGTCAACCCCATCCTAATCCTGACTTTGGTGCCTATAATGGACAGTGTGATTTACCCTCTGATCAAAAAATGTGGCCTGGAATTCAC ACCTCTGAAAAGAATGACAGTGGGGATGTTTCTGGCAGCAATGGCttttgtttgtgctgcactGGTCCAGGTTCAAATTGAT AAAACATTGCCTGTTTTTCCATCCACCTCAGAGAGTCAGCTAAGACTGCTTAACATGGGCAGAAATACAGTTACAGCTCAGCTGCAAAGCAATAATCTAGAACTCCCTGCAGCTCAG GCCAGTGCTGAATACatgacatttaaaacagaacaaattagTGTTTCAATATCAGATAGCAACTCTTCAGTTACTAAAATGATTCCCTTGGTTAAAGCAAAGCGACAAACACTTCTTATTCCCTCAGCCCTCAGTGATGAATGGGTCCTG tCTGATGATTTGACTACCAAACCTGAAGAAGGAAACAATGCAATCCG atttgttAATGGAAAGGACACAGAAGTCAATGTCTCCACTGCTGATATACACTTTGGGTTAATTGAGCCGTATTTTTATTCCAACTACACCCTGATAAAAAATGGAGA GGTCACATTCACTTTAGAAAGTGGTTCACAGTCGTGTGAATACAGCAGGGTCTTTGGATTTGGAAGTTCTTATACTTTCTTCATCCCCAGCACTTTAACTTTGGGACCAGAT TGTCAGGAGTCTTTAACAGTGGTAGAGGACATCAAGCCAAACACGGTCCACATGGCCCTCCAGATCCCACAGTATTTCTTTATCACTGCTGGAGAAGTAATGTTTTCTGTTACTGGCCTGGAGTTCTCTTACTCACAG gCGCCCAGTAACATGAAAGCAGTGCTTCAAGCAGGCTGGCTGTTTACTGTTGCTATTGGCAACTTTATTGTCCTGATTGTGGCAGAGCTTGCAAAGCTTCccaaacag TGGGCAGAGTACACCCTATTTGCCTCCCTCTTGGTGGTAGTGTGCATCATCTTCTCCATTATGGCATATTTCTACACTTACATCGACCCTGCAGAGATCGAGGCCAAGTTCAGGAAGGATGTTAATGATGATGACAACGATGATAAAAGCAAGCTACAGAACAAAGAGGTTGAGATGGTCAGGAGATCATCAGATAGTAgtagtgatgatgataataaatcaaaacaaaccaaaatatgA